GGTGCCAAATGCATGCTTGTCGGGATTCGTCCTGAAATAGCACAAACCATCGTCAACCTTGGCATTGACCTGAATCAGTTTACGACAAAGAATAATTTGAAAAAAGGAATAGAAGCAGCTCTAGAGCTGACAAATAAAAAAATCGTTTCACTGGGGGGAGCAAAGTGAGAATACCTATCCTAAAACTGGATGATTGTCTATTGGTCTCAATTCAATGGGAGCTGGATGACCAGACGGCTCTTCAATTTCAAGAGGACTTGCTCCACAAGATTCATGAGACAAGCGCCAATGGTGTTGTCATTGATTTAACTTCAATCGATTTCATCGACTCTTTTATCGCCAAGGTACTTGGAGATGTCATCAATATGTCCAAGCTTATGGGTGCGATTGTAGTTATAACCGGAATCCAGCCTGCTGTTGCGATAACGCTAATTGAATTAGGAATCGGCCTTGATGATGTCCTAACTGCATTAGATTTAGAAAAAGGTTTGGAGAAATTACAACAGGAATTGGGGGAATAGCTGAATGGACATCCAATCCTGCGTTACGATTATAAATGAATGGGACATCGTGGCAGCGCGCCAGCTTGGCCGGAATGTTGCGAAAGAGCTTGGGTTCGGCACAGTTGACCAGGCAAGAATCACTACAGCCATCAGTGAATTGGCCAGGAATATTTACTTGTACGCCGGAAAAGGACAGATTTGCATCGACAAACTATATGACGGCGGAAAAGCGGGATTGCGAATCAATGCAGTAGATAGCGGCCCAGGTATAAAAGAAATACGCCAGGTCATGGAAGATGGTTTTTCAACATCAGGAGGACTTGGAGCCGGCCTTCCCGGGGTAAAGCGTCTTATGGATGAATTCGACATAGACTCAAGCCCAGGTCAAGGAACACAGATCAGAGCAACTAAATGGCTCCGTTAGGGGGAAACAGTATGGATTTCCGAGAAATGATGGAATCAAAGTATCGGGATTTACTTGACAATTATATTAAAGAGCAATCCGAACAAGCATTGTATGCAGGGCAGAAATTCAGCCGGAAGTCAATTGAACACAAAATTGCACCGGAAGAAATCATCAGCCTGCATAAAAGCTTGCTTCTTGAAATGTATCCTGAACTTCCAGAGGATATTATGCACTCTTTTGATATTCTTCTCGAAGTGATGATCGGCTATGGTATTGCTTACCGTGAGCATCAGAGCTTAAGGCACCAGCAGGAAGAATTAAGATCTGAAATGGAGATTGCCGCCAATGTTCAGCAAACCTTGCTAGGCACAAATATCCCTTCCGTTCCCGGAATCGATATTGGCGCAATCAGCGTTCCAGCAAAACATATGAACGGTGACTACTTTCACTTTGTCCAGGATGAAAACGACAATATAAGTGTCGCAATTGCTGATGTAATCGGAAAAGGTATCCCAGCAGCGCTTTGTATGTCCATGATCAAGTATGCGATGGACAGCCTGCCAGAAAACCGGCTCGATCCAAGCAGCATCCTGGAGAATCTGAACAGGGTCGTTGAGCAGAACGTTGACCCAAGTATGTTCATTACGATGTTTTATGGAATGTTCAATCCTTCCAATAATATCTTTTATTATGCTTCGGCAGGGCATGAGCCTGGTTTCTATTACGATTCCAAGAAGAAGGAATTCTCCGAGCTGACAGCAAGGGGCTTGTTGCTTGGTGTGGATAAGCGGACGAAGTATACCCAGTATGAAAAAGAAATTCATGCAGGGGATATGGTGATCCTGATGTCTGATGGAGTGACTGAGTGCAGAACGGAAGAGGGTTTCATCGAGAAGGAAACATTAATCGGATATATAAATAAATATATTCATTTAAATGCTCAGGAAATTGTCAATAATATCTTTAGGGAACTTGAAAAACTTCAGCATTTCCAATTGCGTGATGATTTTACCTTGATCATTTTAAAAAGGGATGTTTAATCAGGTTCCGTATCGGGTAAATCAAAAGAGCAATTGAATTGTAAAGGGTGGTCATTTATGAATATTTCGATAGATGTAAAAGAAACAGAATCAAAATTAGCAGTTAAGGTAAGCGGCGAAATTGATGCATATACAGCTCCACAGCTACGTGAAAAGCTTTTTCCTATGTCCGAAAAAGAGGGCGTGAAGATGGTTGTAGACCTTTCAGAGGTCAATTATATGGATAGTACCGGGCTTGGAGTATTTGTAGGAGTATTCAAAAACGTACGCGCACATAACGGCGAGTTCAAAATCGTCGGATTGTCCGAACGTTTACAAAGACTTTTTGAAATCACCGGCTTAGCCGACATTATCGATATAAACAGCCAGATTGAGGGTGGAGTGCAATGAACCAGTCATTTGACTATATAGAGATGAAAATCCCGGCTAAACCGGAGTTTGTAGGCGTGATTCGTTTGACTCTTTCTGGTATCGCGAGCCGTATGGGTTTTTCATATGATGAAATTGAAGATCTTAAGATCGCTACCAGCGAAGCTTGTACCAACGCTGTGCAGCATGCTTATAAAAATAATGAAAACGGCGAAGTCATCATTGGGTTTGGATTGTATGAAGACAAGCTTGAAGTGATGGTTGCAGATAACGGCCAAAGCTTTGATTTCCATTCAGCGCGTCAGGGGCTCGGTCCTTACGACCAGAATAGTTCCGTTGAATTCCTTCGCGAAGGAGGCTTGGGACTGTATCTGATCGAAACCTTGATGGACGAGGTTCGTATCCATCACAAAGAGGGCGTCACGGTCTTTATGACCAAGTACCGAGAAGGAGAGCAGGTGGAGAGAGATGCAGAGACAATCTCAACCTAAGCAGAGGCCAAAAGAAGAGATTAATGAATTAATCAAAGCCTACCAGCTGCATGAGGATGCAGACGCCCAAAATGAGCTGGTCCTTCACTATCAAAACCTTGTCGAAACAATCGCGAGAAAATACTCAAAGGGAAGGTCGTTCCATGAGGATATATTCCAGGTTGGGATGATTGGACTTTTAGGAGCAATCCGCCGTTATGATGAAACATTCGGTAAAAGCTTTGAAGCATTTGCCGTACCAACCATTATTGGTGAAATCAAAAGATTTTTAAGAGATAAAACATGGAGTGTCCATGTACCGCGCAGGATAAAGGAGCTTGGTCCAAAAATCAAGACGACCGTCGAGGATTTGACCACCCAGCTGCACCGCTCTCCGCGAGTGGATGAAATTGCAGATGCACTTGAGGTTTCCGAAGAAGAAGTTTTGGAAGCCATGGAAATGGGCAAAAGCTACCAGGCACTATCTGTTGACCATTCCATTGAAGCCGATTCCGACGGCGGAACAGTCACCCTGTTGGATATCGTCGGAAACATTGATGAAGGCTATGAAAAAATCAACCAGAGAATGGTGCTTGAAAAAGTACTGCATGTGCTGAGCGAGCGCGAAAAGTTAATTATCCAATATACCTACCTTGACAACCTGAGCCAGAAAGAGGCCGGAGACAAGCTTGGTATTTCACAGATGCATGTATCAAGACTTCAAAGAAGAGCCATTAAAAAGCTTCAAGAAGCGATCCATGCTGAAAACAACAATTCGGAGTACATTACATGATCCAACAGTTCAAAGACAAAATAGAACTTTATGCTTACCAGACAATCAAAGAAGGTAAATTAGAGTGCGGTGACAGTTACTATTATACAGCCACCGATGATTATTTTGTCTGTGTGGTAGCAGATGGACTGGGGTCAGGACAGTACGCGCATGAAGCATCTGCGGCGGTCGTTTCCGTTGTCGAACAGCACCATCATGAAGATGTTGATACACTCATGCGGTACTGCAACAACATTCTGGTGCAAAAACGCGGAGCGGCTGTCTCGATCTTCAAGGTTTTCTTCGAAAGCCGTCAATTCGTATACAGCTGCGTTGGAAATATCCGTTTCTTCCTCTACGCGCCAAACGGCAAATTAACATACCCTTTGCCAGTCACCGGCTATCTATCAGGGAAGCCGCAAGTATTCCACACACAAAGATTTGTTTACGAGCAGGACTCAAAATTCCTGATCTATTCAGACGGTTTTGATATCCACGGCGCGAAATCACTCTTAAAGGGGTACCGTTCCGTAGGTGCCATTGCCGAACAAATCAAAAGTGAATACGCAAACTCAATGGATGATGCAACTTTTATTGTGGGAAGTCTACTATAGCAGGTGGACTTCTTTTTGTTTTTTTTACAGGGATTCAAAAGGCAGGATAAAAGCTTGGCTGAAAGGTTGCATAACCTGAACTGTAAACCATCCGCCAGTTTTGGTACACTAGTAAAGTGACGAAAAATACCAATAAGATTATGGAGGATTGTCTCTTGACTCAAACAATGGATAAGCAAGACCAATATGTAAAGATCATTGCCAAAGAGCAATCGTTAACAGCCAAACAGGTGCAAAGCGTTATTTCATTGATTGGTGAAGGGAACACGGTTCCGTTCATTGCCCGTTACCGAAAGGAAATGACAGGCGCCCTTGATGAAGTACAAATCCGCGACATCGTTGAAAGATGGCAATACATACAGAACTTAGAGCAGCGAAAAGAAGAAGTCATCAGGCTGATTGAGGAACAGGGAAAGCTGACAGATGAACTTAAGGCGAACATAGAGAAGTCAATCAAGCTTCAGGAAGTAGAAGACCTTTACCGGCCGTATAAGCAAAAAAGAAGGACGAAAGCAACGGTCGCAAAGGAGAAGGGCCTGGAACCGCTTGCCCTATGGATGCTGGATTTCCCGGTAAATGGCAGTCTGGAAGAAAAAGCCCTGGAGTTTTTATCTGACGAAAAAGGTGTTGAATCTGTCGAGGATGCAATTGCAGGCGCAAAGGACATCATCGCTGAAATTGTTTCAGATGATGCAGACAGCCGCAAATGGATTCGGAATGAAACCTTTAAAACAGGCGCAATTGAATCGGCCGTTAAAAACAAAGAGCAGGATGAGAAAAATGTTTACGAGATGTATTATGAATACTCGGAGCCAGTCAATAAAGTGGTTCCTCACCGCATACTCGCGCTGAACCGCGGTGAAAAAGAAGAGCTCTTAAGAGTCTCAATCAAGCCAAAAACAGATGTGATTATGAGCTACCTTGAGCGCAAATGGATATCCAAAAATCATTCTGTTACAGCTGCATCGGTATCGGAAGCGGTCGAGGATGCTTACAAGCGTCTGATACAGCCTTCAATTGAACGTGAAATCAGGAATGAGCTGACAGAAAAAGCTGAAGAGCAGGCAATTCATATTTTTTCCGAAAACCTTCGTAAACTCCTTCTTCAACCGCCGTTAAAAGGAAAGGTTGTACTTGGGGTAGACCCGGCGTTCCGTACAGGATGCAAGTTAGCTGCTGTAGATGAAACAGGGAAAGTTTTAACGATCGGTGTGATATATCCGCATACTTCAGGTGCCAACAATACTGAAGCCCGCGGTAAGTTCATCAAAATCCTAAAAGAATATAATGTAGAAATGGTCGCAATTGGTAACGGTACAGCTTCAAGGGAAACGGAACAATTCGTATCGGATATCCTGAAGGAATTAGATAGAGAGATTTACTATCTCATCGTCAACGAAGCAGGTGCCAGTGTTTATTCTGCCTCTGACCTTGCACGGGAAGAGTTCCCGAACTATCAGGTTGAGGAAAGAAGCGCAGTTTCGATTGCTCGAAGATTGCAGGATCCTCTGGCAGAACTCGTTAAAATCGATCCTAAATCTGTTGGGGTAGGTCAATACCAGCATGATGTAAGCCAGAAAAAACTTTCCGATTCCCTGACGTTTGTTGTAGAAACAGCTGTTAACCAGGTAGGCGTAAATGTAAACACAGCTTCCTCTTCACTGTTGCAATATGTATCCGGCCTATCCAAGACTGTTGCTAATAACGTTGTTAAGAAGCGAGAAGAAGAAGGGAAGTTCACGAGCCGTGCACAGCTGAAGAAAATTCCGCGCCTAGGTGCTAAAACATATGAACAGGCAATCGGCTTCCTTCGGGTCATCGATGGGAAGGAACCACTAGACCGCACCGGTATCCACCCTGAAAGCTACGGTGAGGTTAAGCAGCTGCTGGACAGTCTTGGCTTTAAAACATCAGATTTAGGGACACCTGCCCTGAAAGAAGCTCTTGGAAAAATAAATATTGACGAGACAGCCGGTCAGCTGGGGATAGGAAAACTGACACTCAAAGACATTATCGATGCTCTCGTCCGGCCAGAAAGAGATCCTCGAGATGAATTGCCGGCGCCGCTGCTTAAGAAAGATGTCTTAAAGCTGGAGGATCTAAAATCAGGCATGGAGCTGCAGGGGACTGTACGAAATGTTGTTGATTTTGGAGCCTTTGTCGATATTGGAGTAAAACAGGATGGTCTGGTCCATATTTCGAAACTAAGCAATCGCTTTGTAAAACACCCATTGGACATTGTCTCTGTAGGAGATGTGGTAACAGTATGGGTTGACAGTGTAGACCAGAAAAA
This is a stretch of genomic DNA from Mesobacillus jeotgali. It encodes these proteins:
- a CDS encoding STAS domain-containing protein, with product MRIPILKLDDCLLVSIQWELDDQTALQFQEDLLHKIHETSANGVVIDLTSIDFIDSFIAKVLGDVINMSKLMGAIVVITGIQPAVAITLIELGIGLDDVLTALDLEKGLEKLQQELGE
- a CDS encoding anti-sigma regulatory factor — translated: MDIQSCVTIINEWDIVAARQLGRNVAKELGFGTVDQARITTAISELARNIYLYAGKGQICIDKLYDGGKAGLRINAVDSGPGIKEIRQVMEDGFSTSGGLGAGLPGVKRLMDEFDIDSSPGQGTQIRATKWLR
- a CDS encoding PP2C family protein-serine/threonine phosphatase produces the protein MDFREMMESKYRDLLDNYIKEQSEQALYAGQKFSRKSIEHKIAPEEIISLHKSLLLEMYPELPEDIMHSFDILLEVMIGYGIAYREHQSLRHQQEELRSEMEIAANVQQTLLGTNIPSVPGIDIGAISVPAKHMNGDYFHFVQDENDNISVAIADVIGKGIPAALCMSMIKYAMDSLPENRLDPSSILENLNRVVEQNVDPSMFITMFYGMFNPSNNIFYYASAGHEPGFYYDSKKKEFSELTARGLLLGVDKRTKYTQYEKEIHAGDMVILMSDGVTECRTEEGFIEKETLIGYINKYIHLNAQEIVNNIFRELEKLQHFQLRDDFTLIILKRDV
- a CDS encoding anti-sigma factor antagonist; this encodes MNISIDVKETESKLAVKVSGEIDAYTAPQLREKLFPMSEKEGVKMVVDLSEVNYMDSTGLGVFVGVFKNVRAHNGEFKIVGLSERLQRLFEITGLADIIDINSQIEGGVQ
- the rsbW gene encoding anti-sigma B factor RsbW, coding for MNQSFDYIEMKIPAKPEFVGVIRLTLSGIASRMGFSYDEIEDLKIATSEACTNAVQHAYKNNENGEVIIGFGLYEDKLEVMVADNGQSFDFHSARQGLGPYDQNSSVEFLREGGLGLYLIETLMDEVRIHHKEGVTVFMTKYREGEQVERDAETIST
- the sigB gene encoding RNA polymerase sigma factor SigB; protein product: MQRQSQPKQRPKEEINELIKAYQLHEDADAQNELVLHYQNLVETIARKYSKGRSFHEDIFQVGMIGLLGAIRRYDETFGKSFEAFAVPTIIGEIKRFLRDKTWSVHVPRRIKELGPKIKTTVEDLTTQLHRSPRVDEIADALEVSEEEVLEAMEMGKSYQALSVDHSIEADSDGGTVTLLDIVGNIDEGYEKINQRMVLEKVLHVLSEREKLIIQYTYLDNLSQKEAGDKLGISQMHVSRLQRRAIKKLQEAIHAENNNSEYIT
- a CDS encoding PP2C family serine/threonine-protein phosphatase, translated to MIQQFKDKIELYAYQTIKEGKLECGDSYYYTATDDYFVCVVADGLGSGQYAHEASAAVVSVVEQHHHEDVDTLMRYCNNILVQKRGAAVSIFKVFFESRQFVYSCVGNIRFFLYAPNGKLTYPLPVTGYLSGKPQVFHTQRFVYEQDSKFLIYSDGFDIHGAKSLLKGYRSVGAIAEQIKSEYANSMDDATFIVGSLL
- a CDS encoding Tex family protein, which translates into the protein MDKQDQYVKIIAKEQSLTAKQVQSVISLIGEGNTVPFIARYRKEMTGALDEVQIRDIVERWQYIQNLEQRKEEVIRLIEEQGKLTDELKANIEKSIKLQEVEDLYRPYKQKRRTKATVAKEKGLEPLALWMLDFPVNGSLEEKALEFLSDEKGVESVEDAIAGAKDIIAEIVSDDADSRKWIRNETFKTGAIESAVKNKEQDEKNVYEMYYEYSEPVNKVVPHRILALNRGEKEELLRVSIKPKTDVIMSYLERKWISKNHSVTAASVSEAVEDAYKRLIQPSIEREIRNELTEKAEEQAIHIFSENLRKLLLQPPLKGKVVLGVDPAFRTGCKLAAVDETGKVLTIGVIYPHTSGANNTEARGKFIKILKEYNVEMVAIGNGTASRETEQFVSDILKELDREIYYLIVNEAGASVYSASDLAREEFPNYQVEERSAVSIARRLQDPLAELVKIDPKSVGVGQYQHDVSQKKLSDSLTFVVETAVNQVGVNVNTASSSLLQYVSGLSKTVANNVVKKREEEGKFTSRAQLKKIPRLGAKTYEQAIGFLRVIDGKEPLDRTGIHPESYGEVKQLLDSLGFKTSDLGTPALKEALGKINIDETAGQLGIGKLTLKDIIDALVRPERDPRDELPAPLLKKDVLKLEDLKSGMELQGTVRNVVDFGAFVDIGVKQDGLVHISKLSNRFVKHPLDIVSVGDVVTVWVDSVDQKKGRVALTMLKPE